In a genomic window of Thermococcus sp. EP1:
- a CDS encoding heparan-alpha-glucosaminide N-acetyltransferase, protein MFGSEIYSKRFWEVDFARGIALVMMLISNFITDLQFFLGYSDHKLFWKFFAYATAFLFVSISGLSLWISYARGRKNYKKYLLRFGKLFGLGILITLTTYILLERGTIYFGILHFLGVASLLVIPFYRLGWKNLLIAPIFILGKEITQSMTTTTLLLLPLGIMPQNFFTLDYFPIFPWFGVFLLGTGIGALFYPKGYRKIEIKTPNNPLIDFICFIGRNTLKIYILHQPVFVGLLFLVYGGLPNLGV, encoded by the coding sequence ATGTTTGGTAGTGAAATCTACTCAAAACGATTTTGGGAGGTTGACTTTGCAAGAGGAATAGCATTAGTCATGATGCTTATCTCAAATTTCATAACTGACCTCCAGTTCTTTCTTGGCTATTCGGACCACAAACTTTTCTGGAAATTCTTCGCATACGCAACCGCATTTCTATTTGTGTCAATTTCTGGTCTCTCTTTATGGATAAGCTATGCAAGGGGACGAAAAAACTATAAAAAGTATTTACTGAGATTCGGGAAGCTCTTTGGACTTGGGATCTTAATAACCCTCACCACATACATTCTTTTAGAGAGAGGAACGATATACTTTGGTATCCTTCACTTCCTCGGAGTTGCGAGCTTGCTAGTAATTCCATTCTACCGCTTAGGGTGGAAAAACCTTCTCATAGCACCGATATTTATACTGGGAAAAGAAATCACCCAGAGCATGACCACAACAACGCTCTTATTGCTCCCTCTAGGAATAATGCCTCAAAACTTTTTTACCCTAGATTACTTCCCAATTTTTCCCTGGTTTGGTGTCTTTTTACTTGGTACTGGAATAGGGGCTTTGTTTTATCCAAAAGGATACAGGAAAATAGAAATAAAAACCCCAAATAACCCCCTTATAGATTTCATATGCTTCATCGGGAGGAACACCCTAAAGATTTACATTCTTCACCAGCCAGTGTTCGTGGGATTGCTATTCCTAGTTTACGGAGGGCTACCAAACTTAGGGGTGTGA
- a CDS encoding radical SAM protein — protein MKVIKTRAKNIYTKSRIPGVEYAINQYVGCQFACKYCYAKFICKWKSYGEWGTWVEAKINAPELARKRVYGEVMMSSISDPYQPIEKELKLTRRTLEAMNKRNKLSILTKSPLVMRDIDLFKLFNEIEVGLTVNSFEGKEKHLIEPLTPSQKLRIDALKKLKDEGIKNYAFVSPIIPELTDIEAIVKETRGFVDYYFFEVLNLGAAGREFREMLKNAFPESYRVMVNDEKFWKFVKELMEIIKGLNIKTEGIEIHKRGWEFIEVK, from the coding sequence ATGAAAGTTATCAAAACAAGGGCAAAGAACATCTATACCAAAAGTAGAATTCCTGGAGTAGAGTATGCTATAAATCAATACGTTGGCTGTCAATTTGCTTGTAAATACTGTTATGCCAAGTTCATCTGCAAATGGAAATCTTATGGGGAGTGGGGCACGTGGGTGGAGGCAAAGATTAACGCACCAGAGCTTGCAAGAAAGAGAGTTTATGGAGAAGTTATGATGTCAAGCATAAGTGATCCTTATCAACCGATAGAAAAAGAGCTAAAGCTTACACGAAGGACTCTTGAGGCGATGAATAAGAGGAATAAGCTCAGCATCCTTACAAAATCCCCCCTTGTTATGAGGGATATCGATCTCTTCAAGCTTTTTAATGAAATTGAAGTTGGGTTAACAGTAAATAGCTTTGAAGGAAAGGAAAAGCATCTAATAGAACCACTTACACCTTCACAGAAGCTTAGAATTGATGCTCTTAAGAAGCTTAAAGATGAAGGAATCAAGAATTATGCCTTTGTGAGTCCAATAATCCCTGAACTTACTGATATAGAGGCCATAGTTAAAGAGACAAGAGGTTTTGTGGATTATTACTTCTTTGAAGTCCTTAATCTTGGCGCAGCTGGAAGAGAATTCAGAGAGATGTTAAAAAACGCTTTCCCTGAAAGTTACAGAGTCATGGTTAATGACGAAAAATTCTGGAAATTTGTGAAAGAGCTTATGGAAATTATAAAGGGGTTAAACATAAAAACAGAGGGTATCGAAATCCACAAGAGAGGATGGGAATTCATAGAGGTGAAATAA
- a CDS encoding NfeD family protein — translation MKTYVKNTLKILSILADEIVVGIFLFLILPRAGIKVPLKPALAVIGFLIFKDVIAVKFLWEIFEKRIEVGPEALVGKEAVVIEELNPKGIVKVGNELWMAECINGMAKKNESVRIVKVKGTKLLVEHQE, via the coding sequence GTGAAAACCTACGTTAAAAACACTTTGAAAATACTCAGTATACTCGCAGATGAGATAGTTGTAGGAATCTTCCTATTTCTAATTCTCCCTAGAGCCGGGATTAAGGTACCCTTAAAACCAGCACTGGCTGTAATAGGGTTTCTCATTTTCAAAGATGTTATCGCTGTCAAGTTTCTATGGGAGATTTTTGAGAAGAGAATTGAGGTCGGCCCTGAAGCCCTAGTTGGCAAAGAGGCTGTGGTTATAGAAGAGCTAAACCCCAAGGGTATAGTAAAAGTAGGAAATGAGCTATGGATGGCAGAGTGCATAAATGGAATGGCAAAGAAAAACGAGAGTGTGAGAATAGTCAAAGTGAAGGGCACTAAGCTTCTCGTGGAACACCAAGAGTAG